In Manis pentadactyla isolate mManPen7 chromosome 11, mManPen7.hap1, whole genome shotgun sequence, one DNA window encodes the following:
- the LOC118910268 gene encoding ubiquitin-conjugating enzyme E2 J1-like produces the protein METRYNLKSSAVKRLMKEAAELKDPTDHYHAQPLEDNLFEWHFTVRGPPDSDFDGGVYHGRIVLPPEYPMKLPSIILLTANGQFEVGKKICLSISGYHPETWQPSWSIRTALLAIIGFMPTKGEGAIGSLDYTPEERRALSKKSQDFCCEGCGSTMKDVLLPLKSGSDSSQADQEAKELARQISFKAEVNSSRKTIAESDLNHSFSINDLQDDIPTTFQGAAASTSYGVQNPSAASLQQPAQPAVKNTSMSPRQCRAQQQSQRR, from the coding sequence ATGGAGACCCGCTACAACCTGAAGAGTTCGGCTGTTAAACGTTTAATGAAAGAAGCAGCAGAACTGAAAGATCCAACAGACCATTACCATGCACAGCCTTTAGAGGATAACCTTTTTGAATGGCACTTCACAGTTAGAGGGCCCCCAGATTCTGATTTTGATGGAGGGGTTTATCATGGACGAATAGTACTGCCACCAGAATACCCCATGAAACTACCAAGCATTATTCTCCTAACAGCTAATGGGCAATTTGAAGTAGGCAAGAAAATCTGCTTGAGCATCTCAGGGTATCATCCTGAGACTTGGCAGCCTtcctggagtataagaacagcgTTACTAGCCATCATTGGGTTTATGCCAACAAAAGGAGAGGGGGCCATAGGTTCTCTAGATTATACACCCGAGGAAAGAAGAGCACTCTCCAAAAAATCACAAGATTTCTGTTGTGAGGGATGTGGCTCCACCATGAAGGATGTCCTGTTGCCTTTAAAATCTGGAAGCGACTCAAGCCAGGCTGACCAAGAAGCCAAGGAACTGGCTAGACAAATCAGTTTTAAGGCAGAAGTCAATTCATCCAGAAAGACTATTGCTGAGTCAGACTTAAACCActctttttcaataaatgatttaCAGGATGATATACCTACAACATTCCAGGGTGCTGCAGCCAGTACATCGTATGGAGTCCAGAACCCCTCGGCAGCCTCCCTTCAACAACCTGCCCAACCTGCAGTTAAGAATACCTCCATGAGCCCTCGACAATGCCGGGCGCAGCAGCAGAGTCAAAGAAGGTAG